GAGATGAAGAGAGGGGCCCTTGGTCTCCAGGCCAATGCAAAGCCTGGAGATGCAGAGCACAGGTAAAGGGAGGTCTGAAGTGCTCAGTGGGGCTAGAGGGGACGGGCGAGGGGTAGTGAGGAAGGGGGAGGTGCTATGGGCTGCCTGGAGTGGACCTGATCCTGCTGGCAGGACGAGAGGGGAGTGTAGCTGTCTAGGTAGGAGGGGTCCTGAAAGGGGCACACAGGCCAGAAGATTCAAGAGGTATGAGCAGAGGCCTGGGGGAGTGGGTGCTGAGGGCCTCCGGGGTAGCCTGGCCTCTGGCCTAGACATGCGGAGGCACGCTggcaggcctgggggctgggagaggccaAGTGCTCAGGTGGCCTTGGCCCGGAAGCCCAGCTGCCCCGACCTCCACTGTGTTCCTCACCTAACCTGCATCCCAGGGTGGGGGGACCCAGGACTCTGAGCCCTGGCCACCTGCACGGGGCTGGTGGGGTCCAGCCACAGGCCCTGCCCAGAGCCCCCCACTCACGCTTCCACTCGTCCAGCATGCGGTCCACGTCATCAAAGGATTCATCGTACTTTTGGGCCTTGGGCTCGTCCTCTGTGTCGTGCAGCGACTCGAAGTAGGGGTGGGTCAGCGCCTTGGCCGCCGTCACCCGCCGCTCCGCATCCAGCACCAGCATTTTCTCCAGGAGGTTCACGGCTGGGGGAAGGGCGGATCAGGCCAGGCCGAGGGGAGGGTCCCAGGCCCCAGTACCCATGTCACTGACCCCATGCCCACCGCGGTCCCACCCTACCCAGAGGGCTCGCGTTGGTCAGGATGGAGGCAAAATCCTTTTTCTGTAGCTCAGGGAGGCCCTTCATGTAGTTCTGAGCCTGTGTGGGAAGAAAGGGTGAGGCGCCGGCCCCCAGGCCCAGACCCAGGCCTCCAGCTCACGCCCGGCTCCCGACTGACCTCGGCACTCTGCAGCCTCTGCACAAACTCAGGGGGAGGCGTCCCCGTCACCTTCATGATCTCCTTCAGCTGGTCTAGGTCTTGGCTGAGGTCAGGAGCACAGTGCAGGGCCAGAGAGCAGAGCTCACCTACCCACCCAGCCTGGGCAGTGTGCCTGGCCTGCTCCCCGCAGGTGTAGGGCAAGCCTCCCCCGCACCCGGCTCCAGGTGTAGGATACGGTCGCTGCCTTTGAAGAGCGTCTTCCCTGTGATCATCTCAGCCATGATGCAGCCCACTGACCAGATGTCCACTGAGACAGAAGCCCCTCCATCAGGGCcctgtgggctggggaggggggcacacACAGACGCGGGAgtgggggcagtggaggggggCATGGGCCCGGGAGCCATCGAGCCTACCACGCCCTGCCCAGCCCCGGCCCAGCTCAGCAGCCTCCCCGCAGAGCAGCTCGGGCAGGGGCGGGCTAGGAAGCTGGTGCCGCGGGGCCGCATCTCCGGGCAGCTCCTCACCCGTCTGTGTGTAGTGCATCCAATTCAAGATGACCTCAGGCGCCCGGTACCACCGGGTCACCACGTATCCAGTCATCTCGCTATCTGCCTGCCGGGCCAGGCCAAAGTCCAGGATCTACAGCCAGAATCAGAAGGTGGGGCAAAGCAGTCCCTGGGGAGTGGGTGGGCCAGCCGTGGTCCAGAAGACCCCAAGGGGACTGGGCACACCGGGGCCTCGTGCCAACCCTCTGGGGCCCGAGGTCGCAGCCAGGTACCCCTAAGCCTCCCTGTGGGTTCCTCCCCACAGCCAGTGCACCCAGCCCAACCGACCATGCCTGCCCCTGACCCTTCGAACAGGCACTCCAGGGGGctctcctgcccctgctcctcCACTCCCTGCGAACCGCCGGGCCCTAGCCAGCGATTTTGGGAAGGCCTGCTCAGCCCTGCCCTGGCTCAGGTACGGGGAGCTGGGGACACCACCCGCCCTTCCCCTCAAGCAGGTATGGGAGTGTGCCCCGTGCCACCTCACCCAGTGCCTCCCCAGGGCCCATCTGCCCATCAGCTGCTCGGCCACTGCCTGGATGGCTGTGGTCTGTCCCTCCGCCTGGGCCTGGGCCAGTCCACCTCCAGGCCTGAGGGCCAAGGGGCCGGCGGGCCGATGGGCAGGTGTTGGGGGGGCCCCGAGCCCCCAACCCCACACACACCTTCAGCTCACAGTCCTCGTTCACGGCCAGGTTGCCAGGCTTCAGGTCCTGGGAACAGAAGAAAGGTGGCCGTGCAGCCCCGCCCGCCAGGGCGCAAGCGCCCGGGCCCGGGCAGCTACTGAATGTGCGAGCATGGGGCTAGGCCAGGGCACCCCGCAGCCCTTCCAGGAAGGGTGGAGGTGCACAGCCCCCAGGCTGTGTGCAGGCAGGGTGCCCCCTCGCGGGTGAGACAGGAAGCTCCAAAGGTGGAGCCCCTCGCGCGCCCACAGCCAGGGGACGCGCCCACCGTGGCCAGGACTCACCCTGTGGATGATGCCAGCAGCGTGGATGTACTGTGGGGACACAGAGGGGTCAGCAGCGGTCAGTGCGCAGGAACGTCGGAGCCCCGGCCCCGCCTAGGGGGACCCCACCCACTCTGGCGGCCCCCCCATGTCCCCACCTTCAGCCCCTTGAGCATCTGGTAGACGAGGAACTGGATCCGGTCCTCACTCAGCTTCTCGTGCTTCATGAGCTTCCCCAGGTCGGTGCCCATGAACGGCATCACCAGGTAACTGCGGGGTCAGGGAGGGGCCAGACAGCCGGGGTCACGCCCGTGGGCCTGGGCTCAGGCCCTGGAAGACCCTGTCACCCCGCAGCACCCGGTCCCCACCTCCCACAGCACTGCACTGGGCTCTACCCTCCGACCACCCACCGGGCCCTGCGATGCCAGGCAGGTCGGACTGTGCTTTGGGGACTCCTGAAGGGTGGCCTAGGGGCTGGGAGACCAAGGCTCataggcaggggagggggcgagagaaaggagggaagtgcCTGCGGGCAGGGGTGTGACAGCAGGACATCTGGGTCAGAGGGGCAGGCTGGGCAGGTGGACGGAGACACAGGGAGGGATGCTTAGCACCCCGCCAGGACACCCTGCCAGCATGAGTCCTTGACCTCTGCCAGGTCAGGCAACGAGGAGCCTGTCCTGCCCCGCCCTTCCCGGGCCAGGCCCCTGGCTCTCGGCCAACAGCAGTGTGAGGCCAGGGGTGGCCACCCGGGCAGGCGCAGGGCAGCACTGGGTCCCCCCTGCCCGCCAGCAAAGGTCAGCAGCTCCAGTTACAGGCCACACCCTTAGCGCCAAGCTTCCAGAGCACGGGACCCACTAACAAACGCTCAGGTACAAGGCTCACACCTCCAGCACTGGAGGAGGAGGCCCAGATCCACCCAGTGGTACCAGCACCGTGGGTCCCCGGGGCATGCGGCAGGGGGTGGACGGTGGTGTGGTGAGCAGGTGGGCAGTGTGCACCTGACCCCCATCCAGGCTGCAAGGCAAGGCCTGCCTCAAGCGGCCCACCTGCCAACCCCACACCTGAAGCAGACACCCAAGAGCCACCCGACACCACCTGCTCTGCCCGGCCAGCCCCAGGCCGGCACTCACAAGTCTGTGAAATCATCCAGGGTCTCATTGGGTGTGAACACATCCAGCAGCCCAATTACCTGGGGAGGAGGCCAGAGCACCAGGTGGGCTGGGGACACAGATACAGCGGAGGGCACACCCTGCTCTGGGCAGGAAAGGCCCCTGCAGCTGTCCTGGTCTCCCCCCGCTGCCCAcagggcccagctctgcccactggCAGCTCAACCCTGCCCTGGCACACATGCCCATAAACAAGGGCTATTTTTGGATGGTGACAGCCGGGATCCTTTGGGGGAGGGACAGCCCCAAGTCTGGGTCAGCTCCCAGCCATCCAAGGAGCTCCAGCCCCTTGGCCCTTCCTCCCACTCTTCCTATCCCCACTGAAGACCCAGGAACAGTGTGGGGACAGCCAGTATCTAGCAGGCCCTTCCAGGGGCCATGCCTCTGCCAGAGAAGTCCAGGCAGGCAGCACTATGACCAAACCGACAGCCAGACCCGGCCCCGCAGCCCTCTGGTCGGGGGTGATGGACAGCAGACAGGTAATGTGACAACTGGCACCTGGGGCTTCTGGTGACAGGGCCTCCAGGGACCCCAGGAGGCCTGCACATCAGAGTGGCTGGAGGGACAGGTGGATGTGCTGGCAGGGGGACACCTGGCAGAGGTCATGCGAATGGTGGCCGGGCAGGAGGCAGAACACTCGGAGCGCTTGAGGAATACGGGGAGAGAGGCCAGGTGGCCGAGGACCAGGCCAGGGAGCAGCCAAAAAGAAGCCGAAGAAAACCCAAGCACGCCCTCGACACCAGTTGAAGGCTTGCTTTAATCCTAGGAGCCACGGCGGAAGAGTTTAAATCGGTGTGATGCTGAATGTGTCCCCTGGCTGCTATACGGAGACAAACCGGAGTGAGGTGAGAGTGGACAGTAGGTGGAGGGACAGCTAGATGACCAACGCAGCCACCAGGGCCAGAGACGTGGGCGGGCGGGAGGAGGGAACAGTGGGACGTCCAGAGAGGGGCCTGGAGGCAGGTGAGGCCCGGGCATCGGGAGGAGGATTTAGCAAGAATCCCGGAAGTTAAACGGGGTCCACCAGGTTGGTGGAGGCTTCTGGGCCTCCGCAGCGCAGAGGGCGGCCtggactggggggagggggaggaggcctgAAGCGGGCACAGAAGGGGCAGGACTGGGACCTCAGCCTCTCAGAGCCTACTTCCTCCAGAAAAAGGGGTTTGTGAAAGGCAGCGCTGGAGGGAGGCGGCGGCACCCGGACGCTGAGGGTCTGCTGAGGCTCAGGAGGCGGAGTGGGgtcaggagaggggctggaggaggggggtcGGGTGGGGCGGCAGGGGGATGCCCGCGAGAGGCTAAGTGCCGCTTCCAGGAAAACCGCTCCTCCCACTTGAGGTCCCCTCTCACCTCGGGGCTCCTGGCTGGAGGCAGGGTTTGGAGTGAGACCTGGAGGATCCCCTCGGCCTGGGCAAGTGGCCGTCCCCTGACCAGACCCTGGGCCGAGGAGCCAGATGCGGCTCCGGGAAGACGCCAAAGAGCTAAGTCCTTCCCGGGACTGGCCCAGGCGGAGCGGACTAGACCCCGGGGAAGCAGCTCTCTTAGCACGAGGCGGCGCTCGGCCCTCACCACTGTGACCCCCACCCCCGGGGACACTGCCTGACCCCTCGCCTCCGCCCGCCCCGCCACCCACGGGAGCAGCCCAGGGGCTGGGTAGAAGGGACCGGGTCTTCGGGGCAGGATTTGGGGGGAGGACGGAGATGAGCAGAGGTGAGGTGATGGACGCCGGGCCCGGAGCTGGGGGCTGCGCGACTCACGTTCTCATGGCGCATGTGCTTGAGCAGGCGCAGCTCGCGGTAGGCGCGCTTGGCGAACAGCTCGGACTGGAAGGGCCGGTACAGCTTCTTTATGGCCACCTTGGCGCCCGTGCGGCTGTCCACCGCCGAGCTGCGGGGCGCACCGCTTAGCGGGAGGCCCGGGCCACCCCGCCCCCGGCCACCCCGCCCGGCCTGTGCTCACCACACGGCGCCATAGGCGCCCGAGCCCACGGGCTGCAGGTCCTGGTACACGGCGCGCACCTCCCAGGCCGTCTTGGTCACCTCTTGGCGGTAAAAGCCCTTGCGGGCGAGCTGCGGAGAGCTCATGGCTGGCCGGGCACCGCCCCCGCCGCGGACCCCGCGGGCGCTTCGCCTCGAGGGCCGGGGACCCGGGATCCGTGAGACGACCTGGCGCGCACCCCGGGCCACCGCGCGGGCAGAGCCGGCTCCGCGCCGCCGCCGTGGCACCCTGCTGCCGGCTTTCGCGTCCGGGCTCTCCGGAGCCGCCGACCCCGGCCCGAGCCCAGCCCCCGCCCGGGTAGCGCGCGGCCCCTCCCCTGCGGGCGGACCAACCGGCCCCCGGGCCGCGCGCACGTGACGCCCCTTCCGCCCTTCGGCCCCTCCGGAAACTTGAGGCGGCGGCCGCCGCCGGGGAGGCcgaaggctgggggaggggagcgccGCCCCGCAGCTCTGTCCCAGCCTAGACCCAGACGCGGCGCCCGAGACCCCGGCCCGCCTCCGCACTCCGCACTCGGGATGAACTACGCGGACCCGAGTGGAGGCTGTGTCAGCGGGGCGCCGTGGGGCTCGCGCCTCCTCCTCACGACCGCGCCCCCAGGGCGCTGGCCCGTCCTGGCAGCCTGAGCTTGTCCACTGCCACCCCCAACCGCAAACCACTGTCCACCAGCCCCGCCCACTTCCAACTCCCCGCCCCCAGGACGCCCTCACCCTGGGGCTGACCCATCCACCCCCCAGTACGGGGTTCCCCGGCCCCTATCTTGcctccatccccctctcccaGTGAAGAAGTTGATTCTGTCTCCCAAACTCAGGCTGCCTCCCAAGCCGGAAGCAGAGAGGGTGGGCTTTGTAGGTCCCCCTGGGCCCCTGTGCTCTGAAGGCTGCTCCTCGCTGCCCCCGTCTGGGTGGAGACTGCTCCAGAGATTTGCTCGTCCCTCTGCCTGTCCCACCCCTGCCCAGCGGAGGCCCTCAGGTTTGCTCTTCAAAGCCCAGCCCGAGCCTCTCCACTCTCTCCAGGGAGGTG
The genomic region above belongs to Balaenoptera musculus isolate JJ_BM4_2016_0621 chromosome 10, mBalMus1.pri.v3, whole genome shotgun sequence and contains:
- the MAPK12 gene encoding mitogen-activated protein kinase 12 isoform X2, which codes for MSSPQLARKGFYRQEVTKTAWEVRAVYQDLQPVGSGAYGAVCSAVDSRTGAKVAIKKLYRPFQSELFAKRAYRELRLLKHMRHENVIGLLDVFTPNETLDDFTDFYLVMPFMGTDLGKLMKHEKLSEDRIQFLVYQMLKGLKYIHAAGIIHRDLKPGNLAVNEDCELKILDFGLARQADSEMTGYVVTRWYRAPEVILNWMHYTQTVDIWSVGCIMAEMITGKTLFKGSDHQLKEIMKVTGTPPPEFVQRLQSAEAQNYMKGLPELQKKDFASILTNASPLAVNLLEKMLVLDAERRVTAAKALTHPYFESLHDTEDEPKAQKYDESFDDVDRMLDEWKRFALAWRPRAPLFISEGSQHLLSLRLGSDACPAPGPPSAGALTSHAGTGPV
- the MAPK12 gene encoding mitogen-activated protein kinase 12 isoform X1, encoding MSSPQLARKGFYRQEVTKTAWEVRAVYQDLQPVGSGAYGAVCSAVDSRTGAKVAIKKLYRPFQSELFAKRAYRELRLLKHMRHENVIGLLDVFTPNETLDDFTDFYLVMPFMGTDLGKLMKHEKLSEDRIQFLVYQMLKGLKYIHAAGIIHRDLKPGNLAVNEDCELKILDFGLARQADSEMTGYVVTRWYRAPEVILNWMHYTQTVDIWSVGCIMAEMITGKTLFKGSDHLDQLKEIMKVTGTPPPEFVQRLQSAEAQNYMKGLPELQKKDFASILTNASPLAVNLLEKMLVLDAERRVTAAKALTHPYFESLHDTEDEPKAQKYDESFDDVDRMLDEWKRFALAWRPRAPLFISEGSQHLLSLRLGSDACPAPGPPSAGALTSHAGTGPV
- the MAPK12 gene encoding mitogen-activated protein kinase 12 isoform X3, with amino-acid sequence MSSPQLARKGFYRQEVTKTAWEVRAVYQDLQPVGSGAYGAVCSAVDSRTGAKVAIKKLYRPFQSELFAKRAYRELRLLKHMRHENVIGLLDVFTPNETLDDFTDFYLVMPFMGTDLGKLMKHEKLSEDRIQFLVYQMLKGLKYIHAAGIIHRDLKPGNLAVNEDCELKILDFGLARQADSEMTGYVVTRWYRAPEVILNWMHYTQTVDIWSVGCIMAEMITGKTLFKGSDHLDQLKEIMKVTGTPPPEFVQRLQSAEAQNYMKGLPELQKKDFASILTNASPLAVNLLEKMLVLDAERRVTAAKALTHPYFESLHDTEDEPKAQKYDESFDDVDRMLDEWKRVTYREVLSFKPPLQLGAKVSKETAL